One Mycolicibacterium pulveris genomic region harbors:
- a CDS encoding methane monooxygenase has translation MSRPVKTTAGATPRTEYPPFGDQSLRAQWTERLNALTRLDAALDLLLDWRAGRAGNPLEEADFLWIEARIEDKVAVLRFAERSGEYIDTTALTGEPIAAVCESALAQARAANDVAALEAVVAAFRRRYKPPVLPSVPFLRTETELTELLIRRRTKGWYDEPLSELRGRRNAVLVTESDVTQ, from the coding sequence ATGAGCCGGCCCGTCAAGACCACCGCCGGCGCGACACCGCGCACCGAATATCCGCCCTTCGGTGACCAGTCGCTGCGCGCGCAATGGACCGAACGCCTCAACGCGCTGACACGCCTCGACGCGGCCCTGGACCTGCTGCTCGACTGGCGCGCCGGCCGGGCGGGCAACCCGCTCGAGGAAGCCGACTTCTTATGGATCGAAGCCCGCATCGAGGACAAGGTGGCGGTGCTCCGGTTCGCCGAGCGCTCCGGCGAGTACATCGACACCACCGCCCTCACCGGGGAACCCATCGCCGCGGTGTGTGAATCGGCGCTGGCGCAGGCGCGGGCCGCCAACGACGTCGCGGCGCTGGAGGCGGTGGTGGCCGCGTTCCGTCGTCGCTACAAACCCCCGGTGCTGCCGTCGGTCCCGTTTCTGCGCACCGAAACCGAGCTCACCGAACTGCTCATCCGCCGCCGCACCAAGGGCTGGTACGACGAGCCGCTGAGCGAGCTACGCGGCAGGCGCAACGCCGTCCTTGTCACCGAATCAGACGTCACCCAGTAA
- a CDS encoding ABC transporter has translation MIALAVYLAVGYWLHVRHGFILGDALSRVSAAQSVLFSRDPHLAAIGFIFTPLTAVVQIPAIALSPLWPEMTERAFSGTIMSAVFMAGAVVQIMSMGTDRGLPRWYVLTVTALFALNPMIVFYGANGMSEAPFLFFMSWAVRRLIMWMVDDDVHHLVTAGGVAMGLAYLTRYDAVACIGAAGILVGLTTYSRARPAPRMRRALLDLIMVSGPGLAAFLGWAGVSWLITGEAFGQFTSQYGNAAILEQSGHTAPGFGEGLTFSAVCVMLLAPTLIPLAMWVVVRRRRTPDWHVLLAPTAIFGAALTFQAVSYATGSTFPFLRFYIVAIPLAACLAMLAVPDGVLAPAKRRGKYAPALRPERTEPRRRLAAYVPVAAAFAVAVPVTAWGMGQPEYAPQEYALGAVLAPQPDSVTEQKAIEHRIAASFSTEREIADYLEWLNLPDGSVIVDTEYGFAILAASKRPRMFVVPSDPDFTAALNEPTAHGVKYLLAVPRAGRGTADALNLRYPTLYDTGADLATLELEIPNNGDSQPDWRLYRVHDVSPAS, from the coding sequence ATGATCGCGCTGGCGGTCTATCTGGCCGTCGGATACTGGCTGCACGTGCGACACGGGTTCATTCTCGGTGACGCGCTGTCGCGGGTGTCGGCGGCTCAGTCGGTGCTGTTCAGCCGTGACCCGCATTTGGCGGCAATCGGTTTCATCTTCACCCCGCTGACCGCGGTGGTGCAGATTCCGGCGATCGCGCTGAGCCCGCTCTGGCCGGAGATGACCGAGCGGGCGTTCTCCGGAACCATCATGTCGGCGGTCTTCATGGCCGGCGCGGTGGTGCAGATCATGAGCATGGGCACCGACCGGGGACTGCCGCGCTGGTATGTGCTGACGGTCACGGCGTTGTTCGCGCTCAACCCGATGATCGTCTTCTACGGCGCCAACGGCATGAGCGAGGCCCCGTTTCTGTTCTTCATGTCGTGGGCGGTGCGTCGGCTCATCATGTGGATGGTGGACGACGACGTTCACCATCTGGTGACGGCGGGCGGTGTCGCGATGGGCCTGGCCTACCTGACCCGCTATGACGCCGTGGCCTGTATCGGGGCCGCGGGCATACTGGTCGGTCTGACCACGTATTCGCGTGCCCGCCCGGCACCGCGGATGCGCCGAGCGCTGCTGGACCTGATCATGGTCAGCGGTCCCGGCCTGGCGGCGTTCCTCGGCTGGGCCGGGGTCAGCTGGCTCATCACCGGAGAAGCGTTCGGGCAGTTCACCTCGCAGTACGGCAACGCCGCGATCCTCGAACAATCCGGCCACACCGCACCGGGTTTCGGCGAAGGGCTCACGTTCTCGGCGGTCTGTGTCATGTTGCTGGCCCCGACGTTGATTCCGCTCGCGATGTGGGTGGTGGTGCGTCGCCGCCGCACGCCCGACTGGCATGTACTGCTGGCGCCGACGGCGATCTTCGGTGCGGCGCTGACGTTTCAGGCCGTCAGCTACGCCACCGGGTCGACGTTTCCGTTCCTGCGGTTCTACATCGTGGCGATCCCGCTGGCGGCGTGCCTCGCGATGCTCGCGGTGCCCGACGGCGTGCTCGCACCCGCCAAGCGGCGCGGTAAGTACGCGCCGGCGTTGCGCCCAGAGCGGACCGAACCACGTCGGCGCCTGGCGGCCTATGTGCCCGTGGCGGCGGCGTTCGCGGTGGCCGTCCCGGTCACCGCGTGGGGGATGGGACAGCCCGAGTACGCGCCGCAGGAGTATGCGCTCGGCGCGGTGCTGGCACCCCAGCCCGACAGCGTCACCGAGCAGAAGGCCATCGAACACCGCATCGCGGCCAGCTTCTCGACCGAACGGGAGATCGCGGATTACCTTGAGTGGCTGAACCTTCCGGACGGCTCGGTCATCGTCGACACCGAGTACGGATTCGCCATACTGGCGGCCTCCAAGCGCCCGCGAATGTTCGTCGTGCCGTCCGATCCGGACTTCACCGCGGCGCTGAACGAACCCACCGCGCACGGCGTCAAGTACCTGCTCGCGGTGCCCCGCGCCGGCCGCGGCACCGCCGACGCGCTGAACCTGCGTTACCCGACGCTGTACGACACCGGCGCCGACCTCGCCACTCTCGAGCTGGAGATCCCCAACAACGGTGACAGCCAACCCGATTGGCGGCTCTACCGGGTCCACGACGTATCACCGGCGAGTTGA
- a CDS encoding sodium:solute symporter family protein, with amino-acid sequence MPTLEFLQQSSALGYLLLFGPGIVLLLIALVVRGAVKTTHNYVISGRLLGFGFGVASLISVWTWSMAVMLSSAQAYTWGTSGLVWFIVPNGLAVIIMVPFGLKVRKKMPSGYTLAEFIRARFQTGLSSVATLVFLIGTLLGVIMINLAGLVLVMHTIFGLTPISIVVTGIVVVTVYSYFGGLTTSAITGTANTLLLGVGSSVVVLYALAKAGGAELVFNEVQAQGNDYLNPLNPVTAASFGLALALGLLTNVIADQSFWQRVWAIRPRDLGRSFLWAGVWFYPIPLALGLLGFIGLAAHVAPEQLGPLGNGAIGPYVIASLGLPVIIIALYTLVVVNACFAAIDGALSGVTSLVAVDIVHRYWPGVSERRLLTITKSSMIVAAAIAGGVVLTGIDYVNLVTTVYFYVTSLLVPVTLSIFWSRMTGTGYVAGVVAGIVVGGPIRETLGPTYGPLFGIIALIAASAVVSVVVSLRENTVFDYDSLAGKPALLDTKNVGAPEEVGEPAGQA; translated from the coding sequence ATGCCAACCCTCGAATTCCTCCAGCAGTCAAGCGCATTGGGCTATCTGCTGCTGTTCGGCCCGGGAATCGTGCTGCTGCTGATCGCGCTCGTCGTGCGGGGCGCCGTCAAAACGACCCACAACTACGTCATCTCGGGCCGGTTGTTGGGCTTCGGATTCGGCGTGGCCTCGCTCATCTCGGTGTGGACCTGGTCGATGGCGGTGATGCTGTCGTCCGCGCAGGCCTACACCTGGGGAACATCGGGGCTGGTCTGGTTCATCGTGCCCAACGGGCTGGCGGTGATCATCATGGTGCCGTTCGGCTTGAAGGTCCGCAAGAAGATGCCGTCCGGATACACACTGGCCGAGTTCATCCGGGCCCGGTTCCAGACCGGGCTGAGCAGTGTGGCCACCCTCGTCTTCCTGATCGGCACCCTGCTCGGCGTCATCATGATCAACCTCGCCGGGCTGGTACTGGTGATGCACACCATCTTCGGGCTGACCCCGATCAGCATCGTGGTCACCGGCATCGTCGTCGTCACCGTCTACTCCTACTTCGGTGGGCTGACCACCTCGGCCATCACCGGCACCGCCAACACCCTGCTGCTCGGGGTCGGTTCCTCGGTCGTGGTGCTGTACGCGCTGGCCAAGGCCGGGGGAGCCGAGCTGGTCTTCAACGAGGTGCAGGCACAGGGAAACGACTATCTCAACCCCCTCAACCCTGTCACGGCCGCCAGCTTCGGCCTGGCGCTGGCGCTCGGCCTGCTCACCAATGTCATTGCCGACCAGTCGTTTTGGCAGCGGGTGTGGGCCATTCGGCCGCGTGACCTGGGGCGCAGTTTCCTGTGGGCGGGTGTGTGGTTCTACCCCATTCCGCTCGCGTTGGGCCTGCTCGGGTTCATCGGCCTCGCCGCCCACGTCGCACCCGAGCAGCTCGGCCCGCTCGGCAACGGCGCGATCGGGCCCTACGTGATCGCCAGCCTCGGACTGCCCGTCATCATCATCGCCCTCTACACCCTGGTGGTGGTAAACGCCTGCTTCGCGGCCATCGACGGCGCGCTGTCCGGAGTCACCTCGCTGGTGGCCGTCGACATCGTGCACCGGTACTGGCCCGGCGTGTCGGAGCGTCGCCTGCTCACCATCACCAAGAGCAGCATGATCGTGGCGGCCGCCATCGCCGGCGGGGTGGTGTTGACCGGTATCGACTACGTCAACCTGGTCACCACCGTCTACTTCTACGTGACCAGCCTGCTGGTGCCCGTCACGCTGAGCATCTTCTGGTCCCGGATGACCGGAACCGGTTACGTCGCAGGCGTCGTCGCGGGCATCGTCGTCGGCGGCCCGATCCGCGAAACCCTGGGGCCCACGTATGGACCCCTGTTCGGGATCATCGCCCTGATCGCGGCGTCGGCGGTGGTCTCGGTGGTGGTCAGCCTCCGGGAGAACACCGTGTTCGACTACGACAGCCTGGCGGGCAAACCCGCGCTGCTGGACACGAAAAACGTTGGGGCACCTGAGGAAGTCGGCGAGCCTGCGGGCCAGGCGTAA
- a CDS encoding LLM class flavin-dependent oxidoreductase, with protein MTKSKKKTHLLGFVQHGVMNHASTMWAHPRDKVGYHWSRPEYWRDLGRIMERGLFDAMFIADELAPYTTYKGSSDPVVKYAGQCPVHEPATLVPLVGAFTQHLGIGITLSTSFVPPYMMARHLSTLDHLTNGRVGWNIVTSYSKSEFQAMGKENLTPRDKRYEVVEEYMQLCYQLWDSWDDDAIIYDRENGVFADPAKVREIDFQGEFFRSKGRHFVAPSPQKRPVLWQAGSSDHGREFASKHAESVFGIFPTPKSMRTYADDIRTRADNHGRDPDSVKLIYGLQTVIDRDKSRANDRYAELVEKVQIESALGILSGHTGFDFSTLGLDDNVVDADVQGIRGLFDAILEAKDGAPVTVREAAQIYGVSMGAPVAVGTPADVADQMEHYLDDGGCNGFMLLATDTPGCFNDVTELLVPELQRRGRYRTRYPGTTLRESLREY; from the coding sequence ATGACGAAGAGCAAGAAGAAGACGCACCTGCTGGGCTTCGTGCAGCACGGCGTGATGAACCACGCGTCGACCATGTGGGCACACCCCCGTGACAAGGTCGGCTATCACTGGTCACGCCCGGAGTACTGGCGCGATCTCGGCCGCATCATGGAACGCGGCCTGTTCGACGCGATGTTCATCGCCGACGAACTGGCGCCCTACACCACCTACAAAGGCAGCTCGGATCCCGTCGTCAAGTACGCGGGCCAGTGCCCGGTGCATGAGCCGGCCACGCTGGTACCCCTCGTCGGAGCGTTCACCCAACACCTGGGCATTGGCATCACCTTGTCGACTTCCTTTGTGCCGCCGTACATGATGGCCCGGCACCTGTCGACGCTGGACCATCTCACCAACGGCCGCGTCGGCTGGAACATCGTCACGTCGTACTCCAAGAGCGAGTTTCAGGCGATGGGCAAGGAGAACCTGACGCCGCGCGACAAGCGCTACGAAGTTGTCGAGGAGTACATGCAGCTCTGCTACCAGCTGTGGGACTCATGGGATGACGACGCGATCATCTACGACCGCGAGAACGGCGTGTTCGCCGACCCGGCCAAGGTGCGTGAAATCGACTTTCAGGGCGAGTTCTTCCGCTCCAAGGGCCGCCACTTCGTCGCACCCTCACCCCAGAAGCGGCCGGTACTCTGGCAGGCCGGATCGTCCGACCACGGCCGCGAGTTCGCCTCCAAACACGCCGAATCCGTGTTCGGAATCTTTCCGACGCCGAAGAGCATGCGGACATACGCCGACGACATCCGCACCCGTGCCGACAATCACGGCCGCGACCCCGACTCGGTGAAGCTGATCTACGGTCTGCAAACCGTCATCGACCGCGACAAGTCCCGCGCCAACGACCGGTACGCGGAGTTGGTGGAGAAGGTGCAGATCGAAAGCGCGCTCGGCATCCTTTCCGGCCACACCGGTTTCGACTTCTCCACGCTCGGCCTCGACGACAACGTCGTCGACGCCGACGTGCAGGGGATCCGCGGACTGTTCGATGCGATCCTGGAGGCCAAGGACGGCGCCCCGGTGACCGTGCGGGAAGCGGCGCAGATCTACGGGGTGTCGATGGGCGCCCCCGTCGCGGTAGGAACCCCGGCTGACGTCGCCGACCAGATGGAGCACTACCTCGACGACGGCGGCTGCAACGGGTTCATGCTCCTGGCCACCGACACACCCGGCTGCTTCAACGACGTCACCGAACTGCTCGTCCCGGAGCTTCAGCGTCGCGGACGCTACCGCACCCGCTATCCGGGAACGACGTTGCGGGAGAGCCTGCGGGAGTATTGA
- a CDS encoding TetR/AcrR family transcriptional regulator, whose product MSDPPLPRALEILWSEPGAPRRSAGLSRERIVAAAIELADADGLGALSMARLAARLGCGTMSLYRHVANKDELVTFMLSEATSTPPILDSSDWRVALGNWAESLWSLYHRHPWILQATAAGPPADPGQLRWLEAGLAALGDTGLSERDKFAAVMVVLHFVRGAAAVHIVADHVAGPDYPALLRRVIDEDRFPALSAALADGVLDDADSDREADFRSGLRQLLDGIATRVR is encoded by the coding sequence ATGAGCGATCCTCCATTGCCCCGCGCGCTGGAGATCTTGTGGAGCGAGCCGGGCGCACCCAGGCGGTCGGCGGGGCTGAGCCGGGAACGTATCGTCGCCGCGGCCATCGAGTTGGCCGACGCCGACGGTCTTGGCGCACTCTCGATGGCCCGGCTGGCCGCGCGGCTCGGCTGCGGGACGATGTCGCTGTACCGGCACGTCGCCAACAAGGACGAGCTGGTGACCTTCATGCTCTCGGAGGCCACAAGCACGCCGCCGATTTTGGACTCCTCCGATTGGCGTGTGGCCCTGGGTAATTGGGCAGAGAGCCTGTGGTCGCTCTACCATCGGCACCCCTGGATTCTGCAGGCCACCGCGGCGGGTCCGCCTGCCGATCCGGGCCAGCTGAGGTGGCTGGAGGCAGGTCTGGCGGCATTGGGCGACACCGGGCTGTCCGAACGCGACAAGTTCGCCGCGGTGATGGTCGTGCTGCACTTCGTGCGCGGCGCGGCGGCGGTCCACATCGTGGCCGACCACGTCGCCGGCCCCGACTATCCGGCCCTGCTTCGACGCGTCATCGACGAGGACCGGTTTCCGGCGTTGAGCGCGGCGCTGGCCGACGGAGTGCTGGACGACGCCGACAGCGACCGGGAGGCCGATTTCCGCTCGGGGCTGCGCCAACTGCTCGACGGCATCGCCACCCGGGTGCGGTAG
- a CDS encoding arylsulfatase, translating into MATEFNGKIALDIRDSEPDWGPYAAPVAPEGAPNVLYLVWDDVGIATWDCYGGLVEMPAMNRIAERGVRLTQFHTTALCSPTRASLLTGRNPTTVGMATIEEFTEGFPGCSGRIPADSALLSEVLVENGYNTYAVGKWHMTPLEESNLASTKRHWPLARGFERFYGFLGGETDQWYPDIIYDNHPVAAPGGPEDGYHLSKDLADKTIEFIRDAKVIAPDKPWFTYLCPGAGHAPHHVFKEWADRYAGKFDMGYERYREIVLENQKRLGIVPADTELSPINPYVDVTGPEGQKWPEQDTVRPWDSLNDDEKKLFCRMAEVFAGFLSYTDAQIGRVLDYLEQSGQLDNTIIVVISDNGASGEGGPNGSVNELKFFNGYIDTVEDGLRCIDKLGGPETFNHYPIGWAMAFNTPYKLFKRYASHEGGIADTAIISWPKGIRAHGELRDNYINVCDITPTVYDLLEITPPATVKGIPQRPLDGMSFKAALTDPDMPTGKETQFYTMLGTRGIWHKGWFANTVHPASPSGWSHFDKDRWELYHIEVDRSQTRDLAAEHPEKLEELKALWFSEAEKYNGLPLGDMDVFETIGRWRPSLAGARDNYVYYPRTADVGMGAAVEIAGRSFVLVAEVTIDTEEAEGVVFKHGAAHGGHALFLQEGRLRYVYNFLGEEEQWLSSPDPVPVGRHTFGVAFTRTGTVEGSHTPLGDTALYIDGSEVATMSGMRILPGSFGLAAAALCVGRNTGSPVSRSYKPPFPFTGGTIAQVNVDVSGKPYVDVEREFARAFAKD; encoded by the coding sequence ATGGCGACCGAGTTCAACGGCAAAATCGCGCTCGACATCCGAGATTCCGAACCGGATTGGGGACCGTACGCCGCACCGGTGGCGCCCGAGGGGGCGCCCAACGTCTTGTACCTCGTCTGGGACGACGTCGGCATCGCCACGTGGGACTGCTACGGCGGGCTGGTCGAGATGCCTGCGATGAACCGCATCGCCGAACGCGGCGTCCGGCTCACCCAGTTTCACACCACCGCGCTGTGCTCGCCGACCCGGGCGTCACTGCTCACCGGCCGCAACCCGACGACGGTCGGCATGGCCACCATCGAGGAGTTCACCGAGGGCTTCCCGGGTTGCAGCGGACGCATCCCGGCCGACTCCGCGCTGCTTTCCGAAGTGCTCGTCGAGAACGGATACAACACCTACGCCGTCGGCAAATGGCACATGACACCGCTGGAGGAGTCGAATCTGGCGTCCACCAAACGACATTGGCCGCTGGCGCGGGGCTTCGAGCGGTTCTACGGGTTCTTGGGCGGCGAGACCGACCAGTGGTATCCCGACATCATCTACGACAACCACCCCGTCGCGGCGCCGGGGGGACCCGAGGACGGCTATCACCTGTCGAAGGACCTGGCCGACAAGACGATCGAGTTCATCCGCGACGCCAAGGTGATCGCACCAGACAAGCCCTGGTTCACCTACCTGTGTCCGGGCGCCGGGCATGCGCCGCACCATGTCTTCAAGGAGTGGGCGGACCGCTACGCGGGCAAGTTCGACATGGGCTACGAGCGCTACCGCGAGATTGTGCTGGAGAACCAGAAACGGCTCGGCATCGTGCCTGCCGACACCGAACTCTCGCCGATCAACCCGTATGTCGACGTCACCGGCCCGGAGGGGCAGAAGTGGCCGGAACAGGACACGGTGCGGCCGTGGGACTCGCTCAACGACGACGAGAAGAAGCTGTTCTGCCGGATGGCCGAGGTGTTCGCCGGCTTCCTGTCCTACACCGATGCTCAAATCGGCCGGGTGCTGGACTATTTGGAGCAGTCCGGTCAGCTCGACAACACGATCATCGTGGTCATCTCCGACAACGGCGCCAGCGGTGAGGGCGGCCCGAACGGCTCGGTGAACGAACTCAAGTTCTTCAACGGCTACATCGACACCGTCGAGGACGGCCTGCGGTGCATCGACAAACTCGGCGGGCCGGAGACCTTCAACCACTATCCGATCGGCTGGGCGATGGCGTTCAACACGCCCTACAAGCTGTTCAAGCGCTACGCCTCCCATGAGGGCGGCATCGCCGACACGGCAATCATCTCCTGGCCCAAGGGCATCCGTGCACACGGCGAACTGCGCGACAACTACATCAACGTATGTGACATCACCCCGACGGTGTACGACCTGCTCGAGATCACGCCACCTGCCACCGTCAAGGGCATCCCTCAGCGACCGCTCGACGGTATGAGTTTCAAAGCGGCCCTTACCGATCCGGACATGCCCACCGGCAAGGAGACGCAGTTCTACACCATGCTTGGCACCCGCGGGATCTGGCACAAGGGGTGGTTCGCCAACACGGTGCACCCGGCGTCCCCTTCGGGCTGGTCGCACTTCGACAAAGACCGCTGGGAGCTCTACCACATCGAGGTCGACCGCAGCCAAACCCGGGATCTGGCCGCGGAGCACCCCGAGAAGCTCGAAGAGCTCAAGGCGTTGTGGTTCAGCGAGGCCGAGAAGTACAACGGGCTCCCGCTCGGGGACATGGATGTGTTCGAGACCATCGGCCGGTGGCGGCCCAGCCTGGCCGGGGCCCGGGACAACTATGTGTACTACCCCCGCACGGCCGACGTCGGGATGGGCGCCGCCGTGGAGATCGCGGGCCGGTCGTTCGTGCTCGTCGCGGAGGTGACCATCGACACCGAGGAAGCCGAGGGTGTGGTGTTCAAACACGGTGCGGCGCATGGGGGACACGCGCTGTTCCTGCAGGAAGGCCGGCTGCGCTACGTGTACAACTTCCTGGGTGAGGAAGAGCAGTGGCTGTCGTCGCCGGACCCCGTTCCGGTGGGACGACACACGTTCGGTGTCGCGTTCACCCGGACCGGCACGGTCGAGGGCAGCCACACGCCGCTCGGGGACACCGCGCTCTACATCGACGGGTCCGAGGTGGCCACCATGTCCGGAATGCGGATTCTGCCAGGATCGTTCGGCCTGGCCGCTGCGGCGTTGTGCGTCGGCCGCAACACCGGGTCGCCGGTATCACGTTCGTACAAGCCGCCTTTCCCGTTCACCGGGGGCACCATCGCGCAGGTGAACGTCGACGTGTCGGGCAAGCCGTACGTCGATGTGGAACGGGAGTTCGCCCGCGCGTTCGCGAAGGACTGA
- a CDS encoding glycosyltransferase: MTTNIDDHAPREISEATRAYALHRAINGLRDDNPMHSASTSIVRWQRWVLWGVLVAVAVGVVSHPMTTAVVLVAACTLAYLLTMLDRVLIFREGLASRAIVVTNDEARALPDDELPRYTILVPAYNEPEVVGDLIASMAALEYPRDKLQVLLLLEADDAVTIDAAKACAQSDAIEILLVPPAEPRTKPKACNYGLYFATGDIVTIYDAEDMPEPLQLRRVVAAFRRLPGKTACVQAKLVYHNGHQNMLTAWFTAEYALWFGYLLPGMMMSTSPIPLGGTSNHLRRSVLDEIGAWDPFNVTEDADLGLRIAASGYHTAVIDSSTLEEANSDPINWIRQRSRWYKGYLQTWLVHIRRPVQLFRTIGLRGFVRFNLVLGGTPIVAVLNLAFWLITILWFLGQPAVVEAVFPWFVYFPALIALVLGNATTLYMNLIALREDDRSDLLLAALTVPAFWLMMSIAAAKGCYQLIRNPSYWEKTFHGLAEQPDEAGEPE; the protein is encoded by the coding sequence ATGACCACGAACATCGACGACCACGCACCCCGCGAAATCAGCGAAGCGACACGGGCATACGCGCTCCACCGCGCGATCAACGGCCTGCGGGACGACAACCCCATGCACTCGGCATCCACCTCGATCGTGCGGTGGCAGCGGTGGGTGCTGTGGGGTGTGCTCGTCGCCGTCGCCGTCGGCGTTGTGTCGCACCCGATGACCACGGCCGTGGTGCTGGTCGCCGCGTGCACGCTGGCCTACCTGTTGACGATGCTCGACCGGGTGCTGATCTTCCGGGAGGGGCTGGCGTCGCGCGCGATCGTGGTCACCAACGACGAGGCGCGCGCACTGCCGGACGATGAGCTGCCGCGCTACACCATCCTGGTCCCGGCCTACAACGAACCCGAGGTCGTCGGCGACCTGATCGCGTCGATGGCCGCGCTGGAATATCCGCGTGACAAGCTGCAGGTGCTGCTGTTGCTGGAGGCCGACGACGCGGTGACCATCGACGCCGCCAAAGCGTGTGCGCAGTCCGATGCGATCGAGATTCTGTTGGTCCCGCCTGCGGAGCCGCGCACAAAACCCAAGGCGTGCAACTACGGCCTGTATTTCGCCACCGGTGACATCGTGACGATCTACGACGCCGAGGACATGCCCGAGCCGTTGCAGCTTCGTCGGGTGGTTGCGGCGTTTCGCCGCCTTCCGGGGAAGACGGCCTGCGTGCAGGCGAAGCTGGTGTACCACAACGGCCATCAGAACATGCTGACCGCGTGGTTCACCGCCGAGTACGCGTTGTGGTTCGGTTACCTGCTGCCGGGCATGATGATGAGCACCTCACCGATCCCGTTGGGCGGCACGTCCAACCACCTGCGCCGCAGCGTGCTGGACGAGATCGGCGCGTGGGATCCGTTCAACGTCACCGAGGACGCCGATCTCGGACTGCGCATCGCCGCGAGCGGATACCACACGGCCGTCATCGACTCGAGCACGCTCGAGGAGGCCAACAGCGATCCGATCAACTGGATCCGCCAGCGGTCCCGCTGGTACAAGGGCTATCTGCAGACGTGGCTGGTACACATCCGCCGGCCCGTTCAGCTGTTCCGCACCATCGGGTTACGCGGGTTCGTAAGGTTCAACCTGGTGTTGGGCGGCACCCCGATCGTCGCCGTCTTGAACCTGGCGTTCTGGCTGATCACCATCCTCTGGTTTCTCGGCCAGCCCGCGGTCGTCGAAGCGGTGTTCCCCTGGTTCGTCTACTTTCCCGCGCTGATCGCGCTGGTGCTGGGTAACGCCACCACGCTCTACATGAACCTGATCGCGCTGCGCGAAGACGACCGCTCGGACCTGCTGCTGGCGGCGCTGACCGTGCCGGCGTTCTGGCTGATGATGAGCATCGCCGCCGCCAAGGGCTGTTATCAGCTGATCCGCAATCCGTCCTACTGGGAGAAGACCTTTCACGGGCTGGCCGAACAACCCGATGAGGCCGGGGAACCGGAGTGA
- a CDS encoding DUF2306 domain-containing protein, with protein MTYASSTTRGRWLAPALLLVVAAFLAYSLPPYFTGGSRVEPTFALHYPLLVGHVILGGIAMVAAVAQLWPGLRRRYPAVHRRTGRVYVGAAVPAAASAIVIGAATPFGPVLAASNVVLGALWLWFTLNGLAAARRRSFAEHRRHMVRSATLTLSVITNRIWSPIIFLAFHPLQDTVFGGSEEHYLWFVAGTAGWLGWLIPLAVVSWWLDRKPVMATSPNP; from the coding sequence ATGACATACGCATCATCCACCACGCGTGGTCGATGGCTCGCACCCGCCCTGTTGCTCGTCGTCGCGGCGTTCCTAGCCTATTCACTGCCGCCGTACTTCACCGGAGGCTCCCGGGTTGAGCCGACCTTCGCGCTGCACTACCCGTTGCTCGTGGGCCACGTGATCTTGGGCGGCATCGCGATGGTTGCCGCCGTCGCGCAACTGTGGCCCGGACTGCGCCGCCGGTATCCGGCCGTGCACCGGCGCACCGGGCGCGTCTACGTCGGTGCCGCGGTCCCCGCTGCGGCGTCGGCCATCGTGATCGGTGCCGCCACGCCATTCGGCCCGGTGCTGGCGGCCAGCAATGTCGTGCTCGGCGCACTGTGGCTGTGGTTCACGCTCAACGGGCTCGCCGCGGCCCGCAGGCGGAGCTTCGCCGAGCACCGGCGCCACATGGTTCGCAGTGCGACGCTGACGCTTTCGGTCATCACCAACCGAATTTGGTCGCCGATCATATTTCTTGCGTTCCATCCGTTGCAGGACACCGTGTTTGGCGGCAGCGAAGAACACTACCTGTGGTTCGTCGCCGGAACCGCGGGCTGGCTGGGCTGGCTGATTCCGTTGGCCGTCGTCAGCTGGTGGCTCGACAGAAAACCGGTTATGGCAACGTCGCCGAATCCTTAG